From the genome of Syngnathoides biaculeatus isolate LvHL_M chromosome 4, ASM1980259v1, whole genome shotgun sequence:
TCTGATAAATGACATGACCTTAAAGCTGACGAGGATGGAGTGGGTCGGGGGTGTGTTGTGTTTTCCAAAACCTTTCCTGTTAGTGattgtgttgactttgttgaGCAAACCACGGGCTTCTTAAAGTTAAACTCTTGTAGATACAGAAATGAAATCAGCTCCTGGTGTCTTGTGTGTTGCAAGATGGCGAAGGCGCGTCTGGTCTGGTTTGGTTTTGGTTTGAGGCCATTTAGCCAAGCTGCTAAGTGGCTTGGGCTtgcctgaaaacatttttcattgttctTACGAGCTTTTCCGCAAGGTTACGTTAAGCAGGGTAAACACGCActcttttcaacatttttgtcattttttttttttttttttattgcgtcGATTGTCTGAGGGACAAAAACTCGACAGTTGGACTTCGGTTTGCATCCAGCAACCACGGAAGCTTGGAGACACTTCCTCATTTTGCGACGGCGCAGATGTACTCAGTGACCTCGTCTAAGGATTTACAATCCtacatttttagcatgtttGACACGTACCATTTTGGGCCCGACGGTTTTCTGAGCGGATCCGGAAGGAAAGCCACAGGATACCACCCAGGATAATCCTTTGGAACGGTGGTTCTTGAGTGTTTTACACACGAACGCCTGGCTCAATGAAAATATATTACAGACAAAAGTTAAACCTGTACTTGAAGATGAAATGCAAACGTATTGATTGAACGTCAAAGTACCTCCGCTTTGGAGacttttgctgactttgatcagaAGAGAGAAAAATGCCTACATTTGGCCCGGTCATCGCTATCGTTTGTGTCCCGCTTTAGATAAATTGTACGCTAACGGGCTACTTTACCGGGGCAACTAGACACACCATCTAATCAGACCCAGCACAAGAGTTGTATGATAAAATGTTCCTTTATGGACAGTTCAGCCTGGCACTTCAGCCCCTCAATATTAGTTTTTCAGTGGTTAAGTAAAACATCAGCAGACAGCCGCTTCTGATGTATTGCCCCATTTTCAACGAGCTCATCCAATATTAAAACGTCTCCCTCTATGAGTGCACTGCTGCAAACGACAACAACCACAATCATAAACATTACGTTAGATTTGTATCGGCAATAAACCCCCCTACAGCCGTTTTTGTAGTCCAGCGCCATTGCGTTGCTTCCCACGAGTGCAGCGCAGTTTGTGTCCAAGTCGTCAAGTGTTGCTCTTGAGGTGCACACAAAAGCAGGTCCAGTAAGAACGCCGATACTGTACAGCGGCGCCTTGAAATACGGGTTGAATTTGTTCCCTGATCGCGCGTCGTCATTGAAATCAATGGAAATCTCATTAATCTATTCTAGCTTCTCTCGAAATACCAAACACTTTTCATGAGGTAAATAGCactctataatattgtactgCATAAAAATGTACAGCGATGttattaaatagaatgtaaagagtatttttgccacattttttttgccttcattcAATGGACATATTGCTACTCCTTGTAGTACGCACAGCTCGGTCTCTTTAGGGCAGTATAATAaagaaacgtgtgtgtgtgtgtatatgtatcaGTCACTCAAACTTGATGGgcccactcgcaaatctgcacagtcgagcacgaaaaatcgatattgaaagacgtcgcttatttggTGTAGTCTTGACATGAATTTAcgggtttatttcataaacgttggtaacaaaacaagcccgCTCCTACACAATCACCATTCACCCGCAAACGTACTGAACGTGTACGGAAGCGACGCCAAAAGTGCAGGTTCCGAGCTTCTTGCCGTACCGCGAGCgtatttatgtcgaaagtcgtcaacgtcatgagccatgtcaaaggaaattcagttagacGGGGGGTGCTCactgcgtcgatcgcgaggcagtgtgacggcgtgccccccccccccccccacacacacacacaaaaaagacattgcttgacTCGGGTGTGGCCAATaacgtcgagcgcacgcacataatggcgcgttctagcaagccggcctcctatttacggccgTCGCGGGGATGCGCGCGTGAAAAGAATCCAAAGAATTTCTGGCCATGAATATTATTAGTTATTTATGTAgttgttgctccaccatttgtgttgaaatatcCATTGGCTCAAGAGTTCTAACACCGTGACACCATTGCATTAGCTATTAGCTAGCAATAAGTTAAACAAACTTCATGAAGGGAAAATGATGATGTTTTAGATATACAACTTGTAACGTGAAATGTGAGCGGCATTAAAGTCGCTGCTTGTTGAGAAGCGAGCCGACTCCATTTCCCCGCCTGCCTCCACACGGTGCTCGAAAGTCCTAAGTCGGGTCACTTTCATCCGGGAGGCACCCgtgaaataataatagttgaaaaGTGCACATTCCACGATGGAACCGCACTGTTAACGTTACACAGACCTACTGGAGAACGTGTTATTGTTTGTAAAAGCCACCCGAGCGGGTTTTTATCTCTCGGCTTAGTGTCGGCCCGCCGTCAGGCCGTCGGAGGCCCCGCCGCGCGTTCCAGTCGGGACTTGTCGCTGCAGGAGTGCGAGAAGGCGCAGGTCCACGTTTTGCACTTCCCGCGTCCAACTCGAAGGGTATCAAGTGTTTCTGATCGGCCAAAATCAGCATCGGGAAAGATGTTGAAGTTGGAATACAACACCACACCACAGACGTCATGGAAAGATGACGATGACTTGCACTGGACTTCAAATATAGACCACGAGGAGCCCGCTTACCACTGACTGTACTGCTacacatccatccgtccacttTCCGAACATCTGCGGTTTAGCGCTGCCGCATTGAGAAACTCACTCTGCTTATGTTCAACAATGCCAAAGACATCGTGTATACAATCATGATATGCGAGGCCGGAATACTCCATCTTTGTACACGCAACTGAGTAGCGACTCGTAGCCCCTTTGGACCTGATGCAAGTGGACGGGAACTGCGATATCTGATGTGTAGTGATGTCATCTATCTACGCATCGTCAGATTCTCCATCAAAATGTCTCCAAAGTTTCACGAAAAACAGAAAAGGATAATCACAGATTAGAAAGCACTCGAGATTTACTTTGAAAGCGTGCACTATTGACGGTCACTTGATCGTTTTCCAGTTCAAACCGTAATCATCATAAATGTCAACATAATCGTACGTTTTGGCTTTACAGCCTGTCGTTCTTTTCTGCATTAGCGGTTTATTCAAGGCGTCTGCTAACTTCCGCCTAAAGTGTGTTTAAGATCCATCCAGCTGCTCATTTGTGGTCATGCTCGTCTTGATACCGTCGACAGAGTGAGGTTTAGACGTGTATACGGTATagaatcaccttggaaacagcaGTGACTCCATCCACCAGGGTGGCTTCAACGAGCAAACAAGCAAACGTGCAAGGACACGCCTCGCGCACGTCGCGGCCAGCGTGTCTACGTTAGCGTTAATGCGCACGTGCGCAAAAGCCGCCCGCCGTTTAGACGGGATGCACCCGCCTGTCTGCTTGGATTGAGTCGGGTTGATTGCCACTGTGTGAAACCGCACGCTGTGACAATCGAGTCCGCCGAGGCTCGGGAGGACCAGAATAGAAGGAGGCCCGGCCCAAACATTCGCACAACCTGACAGCCAACAGCCAAATGCCCAGAAGTTGTTTGTGTAGCAcggttttgatttcattttcacGTCGTTGGTAGTTCTGGCTCTTCAGATGTTGTCATGCCTTGCGATTTTGTTTCGTTCTACTCTGTCGACCTCGGATGTACGTGGAAGAGAATATTCATGTTGCGGCTGCTACGCTTTTCCCTTGAACTGTCTCTGATGATAGCAGAAAAATGTAAACCATCAGGCGTGGCTTCTCAAGGTTGCCGCCGGGtttgaccacccccccccccccccaacattacAGCAGTGCCTTCAGTTAGTGTGAAGTGATACGAGTGACTTGACTTTAGGAATTTTTGAGATGCGAGCAGTCACAGTGATGATTTTGTGATCCGCTTTGACCTGTGAGCCCAAACCTGAGGCACGATTGCTGTATGGTGACTGTGTACTCAACTCATCTTACGTCAGAACCGGCAGCAGTTTGTCTGAtcgtaaaaaaaatcttctaccTGTTTATCGCCAAGCCCACCTGAGGTTTGCTGTCAAAGCAACCAAATTCCACACCGTCAATTTAAAACAAGCCTTTTagccaaataatgcaaaaaGTCAGAGATGGTGAAATAAATACTGTGGCATCGCTctcacatttgaacacaaacggtgggcCAACACATGAAGACATACAATCTAACAAAAGTCACCGGCTCATATTCTTTTTGCAACGTTACCGTAGTTTGCTGAAAGTCTTCTTTGTGTCTTATGAATATATTATACAGGCCACAAGCGACCGAGGCGCATACACGCCAGGTGGCGCAGCACAAACTGTCTTGATTCTGTGCATTGTACTCTGCGTGGGCTTGCCGGTCGTGACCGATGtaccgcgggggggggggccccaGACCCGCCCGAGCAGGGCTACCGACGGGTCAAGTGAGTTTGTGACTCATACGACGGCGGGAGGGAGCTCATTTGCGCGCGTGTGAGCGTGACATCTGGAAGCTGAGCCCGGCCGGGGAAGCGGAGTTTGTGGGAATGTCGCGCTCCATGATGACCGCCGGTTTCAAACACGAGAGGAGACGGATGAGTCGTCGCGGTCCGGGAATGCGCTCGTTTACATCTGCGACTCCCGCCTGACCTCTGCTCACAGTTGCCTTTTGTGCGTCTGTAGGTGTGAGTTCCTGAACGCACCATGGCGGAGGGAAGCTGCTTCGGCGCCCCGGAACTGAAGAAATAATACAGGCGAAGCGGGGAAACTATTTTCTGAATCAAAAACAACCTCATTCCGCAAAAAGTTGCAAGTTGAAAAAGTTTGATTGCAAGAGCGCCGCAAGCATGTGCCACGCGATCGTCACTTGCCGCTCGATGCTGTGGACCCTGCTGAGCATCCTGGTGGCCTTCGCCGAGCTCATCGCCTTCATGAGCCCCGACTGGCTGCTGGGTTTCCCCCGCAACGATTCCGACTCCGGGGGGTTCCGGCCCTCCCTGGGGCTCTACAGCCGCTGCCTCCGCCTCGGCGCCCGGGGAGGGGGCGTGAGCTGCGGGCCCTACGCCGGGACCTTCGGCGAGGTGGCCAGCGGCTTCTGGCGGGCGGCCATGTTGTTCTTGGCGGCGGGGATTTTGGTGCTGGGAGTGGTGGCCTGCCTCTCCGTCTTCAGCGTGTGCTTCCAGAGCATCCTGAGGAAAAGCATCTTCAACATCTGCGGTCTCATGCAGGCCGCCGCAGGTGAGCGATTTCCTTCGTGTCGACGCGCTTCGACGCTCTCCGGTCAAGTTGCGCTCAcgagctcatatttttttttttagacacaaTAGTCGGCAAAGTACCGTACTTTCTGGCCTACGAGCCGCGCCTTTTTGAGATGTTTCTTTTACCGGTCCTGTCAGCACTgctctagcgttagcactgtgctatcgtgttgctactgtgttactgccgtgtctcagtgatttttaccggtatttttcttttttttttttaactggccctgttagcgccacccTAGTGTGTTGcagctcagtgatttttactggtatgtttttaatttaattttaaccggccctgttagtgctgtggtaccgtgttgctactgtgtagctgccgcggcagttccagtatgatttttttttttctttttttttttccctttaccAGCCCTTTTCGttctaccgtgttgttgctatgttaagctaagctaagctaagctaagctaaggtattcaaactttgaaaaccctttgtttgtaaatatcttgggtttcaatgtgggcactggcggcttttacacacgtgcggcttatgtatgggtgaggcttataatcaggagCGCTTCGGAAATAAGGGTAATTCCGCGAGTGGCTATCGCTGACCTGAAGTGAAAACCGTGACGAAAACTTGTTTTCGGGCTTGCTTGTCCAGATGCGGCCCAAAGAGTCGAGGTCTTTTGCAGCTTTGACGACTCATCATTATTTCAACACATCAAGCTTTCcgacattttttgtgtgttgcgtCGCGAGATTTCTCTCGTCTCGTGGCTCCAAAAACTCCGCGTTGGAACGTCCCTAATGTTGCGGCTGGTGTCGGTTGGGCACGCGGGGCGCTCGAACGTCGTCGCTCGGCTGCGCGACTCGTGCGGCCCACCTGGGATCTGTTGTTGACTCGACTGTCCCCTCCAGGCCTCCTGCTCCTCGTGGGCCTCATGCTGTACCCCGCCGGTTGGGGTTCCGAGAAGGTGCTGAGCTACTGCGGCGCGGAGGCCTCCCCCTTCAGGCCGGCCCTGTGCTCCCTCGGCTGGGCGTTCTACGCGGCCGTCGGGGGAACCCTGGCCGCCTTCCTGTGCGCCGTTTTGTCCGCGCAGGCCGAGATCGCCACTTCCGGCGACAAAGTGCAGGAGGAGATAGACGAAGGCAAGAGTCTAATCTGCGTGTTGTGACGCCGGCGCTCCATCCTGAATGGAAGCTGCGCGGACTTTTGTGGTGAGAAAAagctgaagcttttttttttttttttttttttttttttgtacagatgtTTTGCAAGCTTGCTAAGTCCTGGTTAATTCTACAAAAAGGCTTTTTGCGCAAAGCGCAGACCACTGATTCAGACCCGCGGAATCTAATATAGTCCACGACCGCTTTCAAgataacatttcaaaattgaaAGGCTACGATGGTAGATCCCCCAAAATGTATTCCATAATTTCCTGTATCGTCACTGTCCAAAAAAAGGCTCCAATTAGTTCCGTCCCTCCCCCCATAAAAACACGAATATCATGACACCaaatgtgaagacaaagcgaAACTGTGACACGTGCATGCAAATGATCAAGTTCAGTTTTGGAGTGACACTTTTATCACACCGTATTGTTGTTCTTCCGTTTACagtgaaacataaaaaaatgtagtttgtaAAGAGCTCTTGtcgagattttcttttttttttttcctcctcccatGTTTGAAAAGACCACTGAACAGCACAATGTGACGTCATTGTAgatgtcttccccccccccccccccaacgaatAATGTCAAGTCCCATGAATGTGCGCCTCTTTTGTTAGACGATTGTACAAATATTTCTATTGCAGAAATTCGTTTCCATGATGCTGGCTCGTAGTGTTGTAGTTCATGCTGCCTCCGAGCTCGGGATGACAGAGCAACGTTTGCGTCCTGCCGTGACGGAACGCGACTGGCGAGGTGTGTGCAATAATTGATTTTCTGTGAAAGGGAGCAGCGTCCACGTTATGacaatgttttttgtgtgtgtgtgtgtgtgttttgccacACTGACaagattttgtattgtttcattttgaatGTACGAATTGCTGACGTTAGTGTGGAGGAATGCGGTTTGAATAAAGTGAGTGTATTCTTGAAGAAAGGTCACCCCTGACAcgtttgtcacatttttatattttcacggGACAAAAACACGAATGAGCCGGTGTGTAGCTTGTGTAACAGTGTAAACATTTCAATACACAGCCATGAAGGTCTAAACAGCTGGCAACAAAAGAAAGTCGACCACGAGGTGAAAACATCCAAAAAGGTCTCAGTATTTCATCTTCCATGCTGAAGATGAAAACACATCAAGCGTGAGGTTGTGCCACCTAGTGGGGAAGATTGCGAATTACAGCCCACCTCATCAATTCGTTCCTGTTTCGATAGCTTGTGACCTCATTTGACCTGCAGGTAAGCCCATAAAACACTGAAGCCCTCCTCGTGTTCATAATGTCTAGACTATCCCccaatccaaaaataaaaaaacatacgcGATAGTTAAGAACGAAGTTGAAAtaagacatacagtatgtcatgttttttcttctcacgATACAATTGTGGAAGCTCGTGGCTGGAACACGTGAACTTCATTTGGGTTTTATCAGCGCCAGCGGCTGCGTGCTGACTCCTATTGAACGTGACTAGTTATCTCTGAAGATGCCAAAATAAGAGGCTgtgggcgcacacacacagctgtTCGTTTTTTAACTTGGACTTCTGTAAAAcgctttctttttctctccacaTTCATGGTGAATGGTAAAATATGTGCCATTCAAAGTCCACAGATCATCTCTTTCAAATCTTTATTCCATGTTAACACCATAAATATACAAAACTGAAAACTATTTCACATGCGACAAAGGCCAGACAAGAGTGCATTAAATGCTCTTTTTACACGTGATTCCTAAAGGGGGGCGTCAAATGGGCAACTTTACAGAATGTACAAAAAAGTACGCTATTCCTCTCCAATGAGTTTTATTCTCTCAATTCAGTGAAATATGCTctcaaacacattttgttgtttcaacACATTCGGTAATACGGACTGGCTCGCGCGATACGACTTTCAATGTCGTTCGGTAAAATATGGCAAAAGAACACATcacaaaaggaaagaaaagaaaaatctaaatgGACATTTGGTAGATTTCTCACAGCTTTTGAGGACGTACAGTAGAATAACACTCGTGGGATTTGTCTTATGTAAGCAGTCACGCCTTCAAAAAGGAGGATGCCTTCTAATGCACGGAACACGTCGGACAcgtcaaaccaaaaaaatgccaTAAATAAGAGCAACTAACAGAAACGCGCTTTCAAACGCCAAATAAAAGAAACGCTGTGGTTAGTCTTGGCATATTAGCCTTCCAGTACTCGGGTTGAGATTCAGTCCAACATttgcaacaacatcaacaacaacaacttcagTCATTTGCTTGGTGCCGCGCGGCCGCACACGTACGACGCGAATCCGGTTGATGAGAGTAGTCTGTACAGCTTTTAAACACAGTGCTTCTGAGGATTACtgaaaatgacacatttctttacTGCAAATAAAGCGTCTttgtccatctatctatcttgcCAGTCAcgggcagaacaattaaatactCGTCCACTAGATGGCGGGAGGCGCACTCAACCAGCGTTGAGTGtacttttcttcactggtgTGCGGtgacttttcaaaacaaaacgctAACGTGAATGTGGATCATCGCTTTAAGCTGGGTAATGTGCACCAGTCACATGCTATCATTTAGACACtggggtgacttttttttttaattccaattttcctttttaaagcAGGTCACATGACTCATCCCCCCCGAAACCATTTATGTCGGCTTGTTTGCTGAGTCTAGTGCGAATCCGCTTCGTGAGAAGGAACCCGAAAACAGCAAGAGGCCACATCGATTGCTAGCAGCTTTAcatccctcccccaccccccacccccacgtgACAGGTAATACAATGACAAATTAtgtcacacactcacacacgcacgcacgtctTTTGAGTCGTCCTCGCGTCCGTCGGGTCACGCATCCGGCAGACGCAACGCTAATGAATTAGCTACCTTGTTGCGCGTGCTCGAACACGCGCACATCCTGCCGTCAATCAATCTCGCCGCGGAGCGACTGACCTGTCCAGTCAATCAGAAGGTGaacggggttggggggggggggggggggggttattctGTGCGGGGTTGTAAAATCCCACTGACGGATAACGAGGACAAAACGTGACTCGCTCGGGGGGGCCGGGAAGCACACTAAGCACGGTAGGAGGCAAACTGTTACGAGTTAGATTTGgagtgaaaacattttgtggCGACGTTAGCAAATCGGGGGTGATTTGAGCAGGGACAGACTTTTGCCTCCGCTTGTGTGCGTGTCTACGGGTGAGGCTTGAAGGCCCCGCGGGCGGCGTTGGACGCGGCGTTAGCCGCGGCGTTGGCCGCCGCCGTCTGGACCGTCTTGTTGGACATGACGCCGGTGGCGAACTCCTGCTGAGCCTTCTCGAAGCTGGCGCCGGTGGTCCGATACAGCGCGTGTACCTGCGCGCAGATGCCTGTAATTAGCTTACCGATGTACGGTCCACACATAAAGTAGAGTTTCACAACTAAGCGATTCAGTAAGCTGCAGtattagtcatttttcacagaggataaagaatatatacccAGAGTATTGCTGTTTTATTTGCCTCCACGTGTTGTTGCTCGTGTTCAAAACATCCTGTTGCTCAAAGGTTTAACTAGCGTAACATCTCTGCACATCAATGCTAGTTTCGTTTGCCGGTCTAAGGCCTTTCGCATTATGTGTTAGCAGTGAGCTAGCACATGTGGTTCGGTTAAATTCACAAAGTgtgataataattattatttttttgttgaactgtccactggaaatgaaaataaagactttGAAGCAGGCAAGTGGccactttttttaaagaagaagaagaattgtttaCTATCTGCTGCTTGTCGGGGTTGTTCCTTGCCACTATTTAGCACTTGTTCAGAAGTATTAGAGGCAAGTACTTTTCCAGAGGTGCCCTTGTTTCAGCAAAGTAGAGTGCGTAAAGGTTCCCATTATTCGTACTTCTTGGTGTAGtttgacaaaaacatgtcaCAGACCTGTTCATAAATTTAAACGGCAGAAATCCATTTATAATATGTCTCCCGTGTGTAGTATTGCACATGATAACACTTTGATTTTCATGAATCTGGTCGTGACTTAACAAAATTCCCACAATCGATATTCAagcttttcttccattgtgtCGGTAAAACCGAACTGTACAAGAGTTCGAAGTTCATTTTGATGttttaatgagattttttttttttttttttttcccccaggggGAAAAAGCAAATTATTGAGTGCTAGGACAAATCTGGTTAAGACTGAAATCAATTTGGTGAGCGGGTTCCCTGCCTTTCGACCTTTTTGGGTGATCCCCGACCAGCGTGCCGAGAGAGAACGTCGGTGTGGGAAGAGTCCGCTACCTTTTTAAACATGATGAGGGAGCCCACGGAGAGTGTGGTGAAGAGCGCGGCGATGAGCAGCATGATGATGCCCACCGGGATGCTGCTGTTCAGGCCCATCAGCGCCGTGATCCAGCCACTGCACGGCAAAGAAAGCGACAACGGTCATCGCAAACGTGGCAGAACTTCCAAGCGCGTGGCCGGGTGCCAGACTTCCTCACCATGTGCCCCAGCCGGTGATGCCGATCGTTTGGAGAACGTGGACTCCAAACTGGCAGATGtagacgaagaagaagacaaagaagcGAAAAGAACTGTCGCTCCTGGCATGGCGACAAACcacattttcaatgtatttgaaagggtttttgaaaactgaaaagtggcCGACCGCGGGAAAGCAAGCCTCGAGATCCCGGAATTCGCTCACCTGAAAGCCCCATACAGCGGTCTGTACCAGCAGACAAAGGAGCAAGGCGTGAAAAGCAGAAACCACAACATGGCCAGACCAAAGTCCACACCGTGGGTCGGATCCACGCAGAACCAGGCCAAGCAGCCGAACATGTTCACAAAGAGCGTGCCGGCGTGGACTGGTGGAAAGACCCCATCGTCACCGAAAGGGACACGTCGTGTGAAGGTCGCTTCTTCGGGTCAAAGGCTTCACTTACACATCCAGAGGTTGTACATGATCTTCACCGTCTTCTGGAACTCGATGGGAATGTCCACTGCGATGTCGTGGTAGAAACACGGACCCACGGGGAACTTCTCGGGCACGGGAGGCCAGTTGTTCTTCCGACCTGCCCGCACAGAGTCAACATGGACGATTCCTCACTCGTGTCGAGAAAGGGTGACGAGCGAAAGTAGCTAACAACTAGAACTGGAAGCGAGCAACCAGCCACTTACGCAATACAGCTTTATCAGAACCTCTAGATGGCGGCATACATTCATAAAAtatgaatgccccccccccccacacgtataatatcagtcactcacatttgaaaaatgtacggctgtggtcagtcacgcccgcagatataaagttacgggtgtgtgtgagtgtacccctttaagagcggaggggggcggtgtcaggtaaccGAGGAAGTGGAAGTagactgagcagcagctcgcTGTTAAAGACCAGGCGCTTCCGTGTTGGCTTTGGTTcgctgcgctggatcggttttcatgtccgctgaaagtgcgcaattgcgcagtggcgcagcttcgagggaacatcggttcagactacacaaaataagcgacgtctttcgataactatgtatttttactcgtaacaaattttacgcacgtgatttttcatgctcgactgtgcgaTGGTGAGCAGGCCCGTAAAATCACATTGACTGTAATATGCacgattgacttttttttgggggtgggacgGGAGGGGTGCTGCATTACACACAAGACACGATGGTAGCTACAATTGAATCAGTGCTGGACTTACTGACCGGCTCCTCCGTGAGACTGCAGCTCTCTCTCCCTGCGGTCAAGCTCAGCCGCTTTCCTCTCCAACTCCTCCTGCCTTCTCAACAAGTCGGCCTGAGCACGCGCTTGGTCCTGGAAAAttcacacggggggggggggggggttccacgTAGGAAATATCCGACATTTGCCGTCAGGCAagcctgtactgtactgtactgtgttgttTCGGAATTGAGAAATCGGCGTGTTTGCCTTCTCAAAAGATTCATAAAATTCTTATGGAATGTTGATGAACAGTAATACCTGCAGGTGATCATgtaggagtggggcaaaattattttgtcaagtTTTATGCAGATGAACTAACAAAAGGAAAATAGGTACATAAAA
Proteins encoded in this window:
- the LOC133499789 gene encoding LHFPL tetraspan subfamily member 2a protein-like is translated as MCHAIVTCRSMLWTLLSILVAFAELIAFMSPDWLLGFPRNDSDSGGFRPSLGLYSRCLRLGARGGGVSCGPYAGTFGEVASGFWRAAMLFLAAGILVLGVVACLSVFSVCFQSILRKSIFNICGLMQAAAGLLLLVGLMLYPAGWGSEKVLSYCGAEASPFRPALCSLGWAFYAAVGGTLAAFLCAVLSAQAEIATSGDKVQEEIDEGKSLICVL
- the LOC133499787 gene encoding secretory carrier-associated membrane protein 1-like isoform X2, with the translated sequence MKPTEEPPAYSQQQTQDQARAQADLLRRQEELERKAAELDRRERELQSHGGAGRKNNWPPVPEKFPVGPCFYHDIAVDIPIEFQKTVKIMYNLWMFHAGTLFVNMFGCLAWFCVDPTHGVDFGLAMLWFLLFTPCSFVCWYRPLYGAFRSDSSFRFFVFFFVYICQFGVHVLQTIGITGWGTCGWITALMGLNSSIPVGIIMLLIAALFTTLSVGSLIMFKKVHALYRTTGASFEKAQQEFATGVMSNKTVQTAAANAAANAASNAARGAFKPHP
- the LOC133499787 gene encoding secretory carrier-associated membrane protein 1-like isoform X1 translates to MSDFDSNPFADPDFNNPFQDPSVTQVTRSTPPGGLEEYNPFTDARTAAPGNAAKSAPAPSQNTQPAIMKPTEEPPAYSQQQTQDQARAQADLLRRQEELERKAAELDRRERELQSHGGAGRKNNWPPVPEKFPVGPCFYHDIAVDIPIEFQKTVKIMYNLWMFHAGTLFVNMFGCLAWFCVDPTHGVDFGLAMLWFLLFTPCSFVCWYRPLYGAFRSDSSFRFFVFFFVYICQFGVHVLQTIGITGWGTCGWITALMGLNSSIPVGIIMLLIAALFTTLSVGSLIMFKKVHALYRTTGASFEKAQQEFATGVMSNKTVQTAAANAAANAASNAARGAFKPHP